A region of Deinococcus radiodurans R1 = ATCC 13939 = DSM 20539 DNA encodes the following proteins:
- a CDS encoding TldD/PmbA family protein, translating into MADGPVAAPFMRLSSKLRDDLYEEVRHDKTWHQRLTWSRGEWTPGSLTSLASRFERSLRWNKVKPEKENFDSPRPTIQSQSICREHLTGTAPEFLSEETLRILTEAVGSAQIKEAVIDMECWERTFLNSEGCSVTTQGKWFDFYASYNTGAALVRWRDGTSTQEEVSRLARPPLPILGRGVTWSEPRTIDTVRYDLVLLSPTASSVVIHELIGHGCEHFREKIVGLRVGPEELRVVAFPKNGSGFDDEGTPSEEIVLVENGIVRHAVRDRATGGMAPFSGLTKVASHGVKPGSRCTHLKAEGESSQEGVTGVPAERTVWIEHFSAANYHSGRAFFRSGLAWVGSREELLYPLMPFTMSIDIYELASLLWHLDGQTERARSGLCNKDGEFLPTFNFAPKIALRPVVSIRP; encoded by the coding sequence ATGGCTGACGGCCCCGTCGCTGCCCCCTTTATGAGACTAAGTTCGAAGCTGAGGGATGACCTTTACGAGGAAGTCAGGCACGACAAGACGTGGCACCAGCGCCTCACCTGGAGTCGTGGAGAATGGACTCCCGGAAGCCTGACTAGCTTGGCCTCTCGCTTCGAACGTTCCCTGCGGTGGAACAAAGTCAAGCCAGAAAAGGAAAACTTCGATTCTCCACGACCAACCATTCAGTCACAATCGATCTGCCGGGAACACTTGACAGGAACGGCACCCGAGTTCCTGAGCGAGGAGACGCTCAGAATTCTAACGGAAGCGGTTGGGTCGGCGCAGATCAAAGAAGCGGTTATCGATATGGAGTGCTGGGAGAGAACCTTCCTCAACTCCGAGGGCTGTTCAGTCACAACTCAAGGGAAATGGTTTGACTTCTACGCCTCGTACAATACAGGAGCCGCGCTCGTTCGCTGGAGGGATGGAACCTCCACTCAAGAAGAAGTATCGCGGCTTGCCCGGCCACCGCTGCCTATCCTCGGGAGAGGGGTCACCTGGAGTGAACCTAGAACGATAGACACGGTGCGGTACGACCTCGTACTACTTTCGCCGACGGCCTCGTCCGTTGTCATCCACGAACTGATCGGACATGGGTGCGAACACTTCAGAGAAAAAATCGTTGGACTGCGTGTCGGGCCTGAGGAACTACGGGTGGTGGCTTTTCCGAAGAACGGCTCCGGGTTTGATGACGAGGGTACACCCTCCGAAGAGATTGTACTTGTGGAGAACGGCATTGTGAGGCACGCTGTCAGGGATCGGGCGACTGGAGGAATGGCGCCTTTTTCCGGTTTGACCAAAGTGGCATCACATGGTGTCAAACCTGGCTCAAGATGTACGCATCTCAAGGCGGAAGGGGAATCGTCACAGGAAGGAGTTACCGGAGTACCCGCCGAACGCACCGTTTGGATAGAGCATTTTTCTGCAGCGAACTACCATTCAGGTCGAGCCTTTTTCAGGTCTGGCCTTGCCTGGGTAGGCAGCCGAGAAGAACTCTTATATCCCTTAATGCCTTTCACCATGTCAATTGATATCTACGAACTGGCCAGCTTATTGTGGCATTTAGACGGTCAAACGGAACGAGCACGTAGTGGACTGTGCAATAAGGACGGTGAGTTTCTTCCAACGTTTAATTTTGCTCCGAAGATAGCTCTTCGACCCGTTGTATCTATCAGGCCATGA